Part of the Sporomusa termitida genome, GATACAATAAAATATTTTGGAGTTGAAAATAGCCAGCCACCTGATCCCTTTATCCACCCCCAATGCGGAAGCAATGGTAAACGTAGCTGTCGTAACTACCGCCAGGGCCAGCCAGATCACGGTTCCCTGTTTAATGCCGTAAGAGAGCTCTAAGCCGGATGCTACCAACGCAATCCCTGCTCCCAGGGAAGAAGCCAGACCCAAAGCAATAGCCAGCAAGGACAGTGTGTCAATCACATTTGGCCAGATTCCCTTAGTTATTTTTTCCCCGAACAAAGGGATCAAGGTTGAAGTCACCGATAACGCTTTCTTCTTGTTGAAGTACATATAGGCCACAAGCAAGCCGCAAAGAGAATACATTGCATAGGGTATAAACGACCAGTTATAAAAACAACGGGCAATCGCATAAATTGCGGCCAGCGGTGTTCCCGGCGCCACACCGGTCTGGGCCATTTCGCCGTATATATTGCCAAAATAAATGATTGGCTCATTGGCGCCATAAGTAATTACCCCCGTGGCAATCCCTCCCTGCAGCGCCATGGCAAACCAGGCCATAAACGGATACTTAGGCTTGGCATCTTTCCCGCCTAAACGGATACTGCCAAATTTGGAGAAGGTAACAATGGCCACAACAACTAAGGCTATAATGGCAATAACCTGATATAGCCAGCCAAATGTTCTTAATGACCAGAGAAATGAGTTCATGGCCACATCTGTCAGCAGCTTATTATCGACAATGCCGACTAAGGCAGCTCCCCCCACAACCAGAAAGGATGGCCAAAAAACACCTTTACGTATTTTCTTTGTTTCTACCGACACCTGAGTTTCCTCCCCTGCTTTTTGTTACGTCACCTGCTTAAACCGAAAAATCCCAGCTGCATTCACCTCCGCTTTATTTTCCATAAGAATATTCCATAAGATTACTATCGCAAAAATTATGCCAACTCTCAACCACGTCTCCCCTCGGCAGGACAATCCGGCCTAATATGCAGAATAAAAATGCTTTTCCTGCTACTTATGCTCTTAAATAAAACAATCGTTTGCAATTTTATAAAAAATTGCAAACGATTTAGGGTGAGTTGCTATATAATCTTGCCTAAAAAATTCGATTTTTAGTATTTGTATATTTAAATTGATATATATGCAAATTTTTTTTGCATCAATTGGGCAAAATTTAGACTAAAACTGCGGCAGCAGCAGACAAAATGACTGCCAAATAATCCGGCACCACTGATGAAAATTTTTGCGCTAGCCGCCGATACTTAGTTTCTTCATCCGGTACTGCAAGCTTTGCCTGCTTATCCCCAGCTGCTTGGCGCTGTTGGTAATATTCCCCGCTTTGGCTGTCAGCGTCCTGCAGATTAAGTCGTACTCGTACCGTTCCATACATTCAGCAAAAGTCCCGGCGGCTTCAGGCCTGGCCGGCTTCCCACCCCCTCCCGGCGCCGTTAGGGAGCTGCTCCCTTCTAATAGTAAATAACCAGGGAGACATTCCATTGTCAGGATGCCGGCGTCATCGGCCGTACGGTTAACGGCATATTCAAGGACATGGTGAAGTTCCCTTACATTTCCCGGCCACTCGTATTGTTGAAGCACGGCCAGCACTTCGGCCGCAATAGCCAGTGGTTCCCGCTGATACTGCCGGCACAACCCCTGCAGGAAAGTTCGGGCCAGCAAACTAATGTCCTGGCCCCGGTCTTTTAAGGCAGGCAGATCAATTCTGATGGTTGATAGCCGGTAATAAAAATCCATGCGGATTTTTTGCTGCTGCATCAGGCTGTTGAGATCCTCATTCGCGGCCGAGATGATCCGCACGTCACATTGGATATATTTACTGCCACCCACCCTTTGCAGCCGCTTTTCCTGCAATACCCGCAAGAGCTTAGCCTGTATCTCCGGACTGATGGAATTGACTTCGTCAAGAAAAATTGTCCCGCCATTCGCCATTTCAAACAGGCCGGCCTTGCTAAGGCTGCCTGTAAAAGCTCCTTTTTCAGTACCGAAGAACATGCTCTCAAACAGATTGCCCGGCACGGCGCTGCAATTAACATCTATAAAGGGCTTATACCTTCTGGCGCTAAACGAGTGTAGGCTCTGCGCCACAAGTTCTTTGCCGGTTCCGGTAGCCCCCACCAGCAGGATGGACGAATCAGTCAGCGATACCTTTTTGGCAAAATGAATCATATCTTTCATATTTTCGGCCTCATGCACAATATCATCAAAGGTATACAGGGCCGGCTGCTGCCCAGGGTCGGTACTGCCGATGTATGCTTCCAGATTAAAAGTCCTGGTTTTAAGCTGCCTTAGTACAGATATATCACTTTCAAAAACAACGGCGCCATATAGAGTGTTGTCAATAATTAAAGGATAGCCGGAATTAATGGTAGTCAGGATTGTCCCGTTTTTCATCTTAAAACGGTCGCACCGGTTGGCAACCGGTTTTTTTGTGCGCAAAATTGTCAGAACCGTGCTGTATTCTTCATTCACATCGTAAATATCAAGCAAGTGCTTGCCCAGATAATCACAGCTATTATATCCCTCCAGGGCCTCACTGGCGGGATTGGCAAACAGGAAATTCCCGTTGCGGTCGTAGATTTGCACGCCCTCGGCCAGATGCCCGTAAATCTGCTTGTAAAAATCAAGCAATACGCCGCTATTGCTTAAATATAACACGCTTCCATCCGGTTCGGCGACACACTGATAGCGAAAAAACTTGTTATTAAGCTCCACAATCCCCTGCTCTTTTAGCTCAGCCCCCAACACATGGTTGATTGGCTGATCGATTAGGCCGGCACAGATACCGTCTGCCAGCAGCGCCGGAGTATTCCCCACCGGCTGCACTGCCTTTATTCGAAAATCAGCATTAAGTGTAATGATCAAATCAAGCACCGCTGTGCAGACCCCCATTTCTCCTGTTTCTCAGCCGGACAACAGCCCCGGTATTAGTATATTTTTTATAATGAGTAGTGAATAACCATACTTAACCGTACGAGCCCGGTACCGGGGTTATGATAGGTATGGCGCTTATCAGCCCGGAAGGTTACCGAGTCGCCTTTCGGAACAATATATTCTTTATCGTTCGTCAGTAAAGTCAATTCGCCCTCGGCAACAGTAATAAACTCCTGGGTCTTGTCGCCATGGGTATCTGTGCTCAATCGCCCGCCCGGCTCTATTTCCACGATATACATTTCAAACCGGCGGTCATCCGCATAGGGGAAAACAGGGTACACCTTACAGCGGCCGTGATCCTCAACAAGCGGATCAATCTCAGCCTTATGCACAACCATTGCCTCGTCCTGGGGAGAATTAATGATTGAAGTAAAAGAGACTTTCAGCCCTGTGGCAATTTTCCAGATGGTGTTGATTGTGGGACTGGACTCCCCCCGTTCGATCTGCCCCAGCATTGATTTGCTGACCCCTGTAATGTCCGCAGCCTTCTCAAGGCTTAATTTCTTCTCCGCTCGAATCTGTTTCAGATTATTGGCGATGATCAAATTTAAGTCCTGCAAAATTTACCCCCTCTGCCTTGTAATCTGCCGATTCTATGTTATACTATCTATAATACGTTATATGGATCATATTATACGTTATAACGCACAAGGTGATCTTGTTTATTTTTAATTATAGCATATTGCGGAATGTTTTTACTATTGCTCTGACGGAGGGGAAAAATGAAAAGCAAGGTCCACAGCTTCCAGGAGGGGTTGATCGCCGGCCTCCCCCTTGTTATTGGTTATTTCCCGGTAGCCATGGCCTTTGGCCTGCTGGCCAAAACAGTCAATATTTCCCTGTTGGACAGCTGCCTGTTTTCCCTGCTGGTCTTTGCCGGGGCCAGCCAGTTTATGGCGTTAGACCTTATTAAAGCCGGGATTGCTATGGGCGATATTGTGCTCGCGACCTTGCTGCTTAATCTGAGGCATGCCATGATGAGCGCCTCGCTCGCCGTACGCCTTACAGACGTAAAAAAGCGCTGGCTGCCATTGCTGGCTTTTGGTATTACTGATGAAAGTTTTGCGGTGGCCGCTGTACAGCCGGGCAAACTGAGTGTGCCTTTTTTGCTGGCTTTACAGGGATTTAGCTATATGTCCTGGGTTGCCGGCACTGTCGCCGGCTATCTGCTGGGCAGTGCCCTGCCGGTATCAGTGAAGACCGCGCTGGGAGTGGGCCTTTATGCCATGTTTACGGCAATCCTGGTGCCTGAGATCAGGAAGTCGGCCAATATTCTGTGGTTAGCGCTACTGGCAGGAATGATCTATGCAGCCAACCACTTCTTTACCCTGCTTCCGTCCGGCTGGGGCCTGATTGCAGCGATTATCCTGGCTTCACTGGCCGGCCTCTTGTTATTACCCGGCAAAGCCAGGGAGGAACAGCCATGACGAGCCATTTACCGTTAATCCTGGCCATGCTGCTTGTTACCTTCGGGCCCAGGCTCCTCCCCTGGCTGCTATTAGCAAAGCGGCCGTTGCCGCCTTTATTGCGGCGGTTTCTTCTCTATATCCCCTACACGGCGCTGGGCGCGTTAATTGTCAAGGGAGTCCTGGAAGCACCGGCGGCAATGACGGCAGCAACCCTGGCGGGCATAGCCGCAGCGGCCGCCTGTTCCTGGTACCGGGGCGGCCTGGTATCCTCTGTCTCAGCCGCAATCATTGCCGTATTCCTGCTCCTGTCGTATCAATAGAGCTCAGTCTTTTTCATTTAGCTACCCTGCTGATATTTTAAGGATGTTTCCTGACTCATCGAACTGCATGGGTTTCTCTTCTGTCAATAATTCTAAATTAGATCTGACTAATACTTCTGGAAGCAGGCTTGCAGAGACCTCAATAACCTCAACCTCATTCGTATTGCGAATATGGACAACTCTGGCGTTTTCCGGCTTAGTAATGCCAATGCAGGTTAACGCGGCTCCGATACTTTCCTTTTCGGTAGCAAAATATATAGGTAATCTCCCTTTTTCGGGAGACTGGGCTGTAATACAATTAAAGTAAGTAGACCATAAATCCAGTTTATCCACCAGTTTTTTGGTTGTAAAGTCTGCCAGACCGATACCGGTAGCCATGCCATGACTTTCCACGGTGGTATCCAGTACAACAATTCGCTTTATGACCGGTTTCTCCGGTTCTTTCTGACCAAAAACCTGAATGCGGCCGATAACGTTGGCATCCATGCCGGAACCGCTGATGTTTTTACCCATTTCCTCAACAATAAGCACATCGATTGCTTCGAAAGGTATCTTGCCCAGGCTCGCCTTTGCCAGCTTTAGCAATTTTTTTTCCGCCTCCATAATTTCATCAGGCAGCATAGCTTTGATATGCGCTGTTTCGTGATAATAGTTTTCTACCGTAGCGATGGCAAAGGCTACCGGCAACTGCTTTATGATATAGGCACCCACCTCGGTAATCGTTTGTTCATAACCATAATCCAGCGAATACTGGTGTACGGCCAAAGCCCCCTGCGGGTTTCCGATCCCGATTGCGCAAATTTTATGGATGCCGCTTTCGATCTCGCCCTCAAATTCGGTATGTTCCTTGACCCGGTTAAAAAGAATGAGTTTATCTAGTTGCCCTGATAGTGTTATATCATTAACATACACAGGTATTCCCTGCTTAGTCGTTCCTATTTGACTGGCTTTATCACAGGCAAGGACCGGAGCATTAAGCGCTTCCGCCCTGATCCCCAGCGAATTTAGCATTTCAACCTGCCCGGCAGCAGTACCGCCGCCATGTGAGCCCATTGCCGGTAAAATAAAAGGTTCGCCGCCAACTTGCTTCACTGCTTCAATTATCACTTCCACGATAATTTTCAGATTGGCTACCCCCCGGCTGCCAACAGTTATGCCAACCTTTTCTCCAGGCTTTATCCGGCCAGCCACGTTGATTGATTCTAATTCTTCCCTGACTGCACCTTTAATATCGTTAATGGCTGTTTGCGCTATAATTTGTTTTACCCTCGCCATTTTAGGAAACTTAACAGTTTCTGCGTACATAAATTTCCTCCTAGCAAATTACTTATTTACAGGTGTCCCCTTTTATAGTACCACCATGGAACTGGAGGAGAGTCAAGGAACCGTCCCTTGACTCTCGCAGACCAGAACCTTTCATTTTTTTGATTATCTTGAATATTTAGTATATTACAGGCAGGTAGAAGGAGCCCCGTTAGGTTTTGCTTCACCACGCTTAAGCGGGATATCCGGCTTAACAAACAGCCAAGCGATAATTCCAATTACTGCCGATACCGCGGTTACGATTATAGCCGCCTGCCAGCCATAATTAGTGGCTATCCAGGCTGTGAGCAGCGGGGCTATTACCCCACCAATATTCCCCCAGAAATTCATCCAGCCGGAGACAGAGCCCGAGAATTTCCCGCCAAGATCAATACAGGCTGACCAACTGGCCGGGAATGCCAGGCCCAGCGATCCTAATGACAAAGTGAGCAAAAAAACATTCAGCGTCGGATTCGTGGCAATGGCCCCCAAATAAAGGAATAATGAACAAAGCACTAATCCGGTTATCCCCAGGTAAGATCTTGCCTTAGCTTTGGAAGCGCCTGCTGCCACCAGCCGGTCGCTGAATGCACCTACCGAGAGGGTCACAATACACAATGCCGCCCACGGAAACGAGGCAGCAATACCCATTTTGGCCAGCGAAAAATTCTGAGCCTCCATAAGATATAAGGGCAGCCAGGCAAGATATACATACATGATATAATCCACGATGAAATATTGAATCCCAATAGCCCAAAATTGCGTTGAAGTTATAAAGCTTTTCCACGGCGCAAGCTCTTTCTTATCCTCCTCTGCTGCATTGCGGCCTTCATCAATGTACTTTAATTCCTCGGCCGACACATAAGGACTTTCTTTCGGGGAATTTTTGGCAAAGATCATCCAGGCGACGGCGATAAGAAGACCGGCCACACCAAAGATGACAAATACGGAACGCCAGCCAAAGGCCAGCATCAAAGCTACGGTTGCTGCCGGTCCAAATACAGGACCAACGAAAGCACCGCTAAGCATAATGGATGATGCTTTCCCTTTTTCAGCCGGATTAAACCACCGGGCGATAAACGTACTGAGCGCCGGATAAACAGGACCTTCACCTAAGCCAAACGCCCCCCTGACAATTACCCACTGGGAAAATGTGCTGGCTGCGGCAGTAAGAGCTGTAAACACAGACCACCAGGTAACGGCGGCCACAACAACGATCCGGTGACGAAAATACTCCGCCAGTATGCCTCCGGGCACTTGCATAG contains:
- a CDS encoding MFS transporter, yielding MKKNFRWVLAVLMFLITFMSYMDRVNLSVATPEIMREFNFTKMDIGFFQTVFFMGYAAMQVPGGILAEYFRHRIVVVAAVTWWSVFTALTAAASTFSQWVIVRGAFGLGEGPVYPALSTFIARWFNPAEKGKASSIMLSGAFVGPVFGPAATVALMLAFGWRSVFVIFGVAGLLIAVAWMIFAKNSPKESPYVSAEELKYIDEGRNAAEEDKKELAPWKSFITSTQFWAIGIQYFIVDYIMYVYLAWLPLYLMEAQNFSLAKMGIAASFPWAALCIVTLSVGAFSDRLVAAGASKAKARSYLGITGLVLCSLFLYLGAIATNPTLNVFLLTLSLGSLGLAFPASWSACIDLGGKFSGSVSGWMNFWGNIGGVIAPLLTAWIATNYGWQAAIIVTAVSAVIGIIAWLFVKPDIPLKRGEAKPNGAPSTCL
- a CDS encoding lactate racemase domain-containing protein yields the protein MYAETVKFPKMARVKQIIAQTAINDIKGAVREELESINVAGRIKPGEKVGITVGSRGVANLKIIVEVIIEAVKQVGGEPFILPAMGSHGGGTAAGQVEMLNSLGIRAEALNAPVLACDKASQIGTTKQGIPVYVNDITLSGQLDKLILFNRVKEHTEFEGEIESGIHKICAIGIGNPQGALAVHQYSLDYGYEQTITEVGAYIIKQLPVAFAIATVENYYHETAHIKAMLPDEIMEAEKKLLKLAKASLGKIPFEAIDVLIVEEMGKNISGSGMDANVIGRIQVFGQKEPEKPVIKRIVVLDTTVESHGMATGIGLADFTTKKLVDKLDLWSTYFNCITAQSPEKGRLPIYFATEKESIGAALTCIGITKPENARVVHIRNTNEVEVIEVSASLLPEVLVRSNLELLTEEKPMQFDESGNILKISAG
- a CDS encoding helix-turn-helix domain-containing protein, producing MQDLNLIIANNLKQIRAEKKLSLEKAADITGVSKSMLGQIERGESSPTINTIWKIATGLKVSFTSIINSPQDEAMVVHKAEIDPLVEDHGRCKVYPVFPYADDRRFEMYIVEIEPGGRLSTDTHGDKTQEFITVAEGELTLLTNDKEYIVPKGDSVTFRADKRHTYHNPGTGLVRLSMVIHYSL
- a CDS encoding BCCT family transporter, whose translation is MSVETKKIRKGVFWPSFLVVGGAALVGIVDNKLLTDVAMNSFLWSLRTFGWLYQVIAIIALVVVAIVTFSKFGSIRLGGKDAKPKYPFMAWFAMALQGGIATGVITYGANEPIIYFGNIYGEMAQTGVAPGTPLAAIYAIARCFYNWSFIPYAMYSLCGLLVAYMYFNKKKALSVTSTLIPLFGEKITKGIWPNVIDTLSLLAIALGLASSLGAGIALVASGLELSYGIKQGTVIWLALAVVTTATFTIASALGVDKGIRWLAIFNSKIFYCILLFLVVVGPTLYICRNSVASLAYWLQNFWLWGLDPGDIGGEALVMWWTLYDWAIWIAYAPLIGIFLAMIAYGRTIREFMIINWILPSVFGLVWFGIWGSTAIEWQMKGVVDLIATIKASGAVAGLWAFLANLPLGFILIPVVMITLIISFSTAADAMTTTIASICTKNSKHDEEPPLWQKCLWGISIGAISFFMVAYAGGAQGVDGVKFLAAAGGFMVLFIFVLQVISAIKVFFIDKVEE
- a CDS encoding sigma-54 interaction domain-containing protein, producing MGVCTAVLDLIITLNADFRIKAVQPVGNTPALLADGICAGLIDQPINHVLGAELKEQGIVELNNKFFRYQCVAEPDGSVLYLSNSGVLLDFYKQIYGHLAEGVQIYDRNGNFLFANPASEALEGYNSCDYLGKHLLDIYDVNEEYSTVLTILRTKKPVANRCDRFKMKNGTILTTINSGYPLIIDNTLYGAVVFESDISVLRQLKTRTFNLEAYIGSTDPGQQPALYTFDDIVHEAENMKDMIHFAKKVSLTDSSILLVGATGTGKELVAQSLHSFSARRYKPFIDVNCSAVPGNLFESMFFGTEKGAFTGSLSKAGLFEMANGGTIFLDEVNSISPEIQAKLLRVLQEKRLQRVGGSKYIQCDVRIISAANEDLNSLMQQQKIRMDFYYRLSTIRIDLPALKDRGQDISLLARTFLQGLCRQYQREPLAIAAEVLAVLQQYEWPGNVRELHHVLEYAVNRTADDAGILTMECLPGYLLLEGSSSLTAPGGGGKPARPEAAGTFAECMERYEYDLICRTLTAKAGNITNSAKQLGISRQSLQYRMKKLSIGG
- a CDS encoding AzlC family ABC transporter permease; the encoded protein is MKSKVHSFQEGLIAGLPLVIGYFPVAMAFGLLAKTVNISLLDSCLFSLLVFAGASQFMALDLIKAGIAMGDIVLATLLLNLRHAMMSASLAVRLTDVKKRWLPLLAFGITDESFAVAAVQPGKLSVPFLLALQGFSYMSWVAGTVAGYLLGSALPVSVKTALGVGLYAMFTAILVPEIRKSANILWLALLAGMIYAANHFFTLLPSGWGLIAAIILASLAGLLLLPGKAREEQP
- a CDS encoding AzlD domain-containing protein; translated protein: MTSHLPLILAMLLVTFGPRLLPWLLLAKRPLPPLLRRFLLYIPYTALGALIVKGVLEAPAAMTAATLAGIAAAAACSWYRGGLVSSVSAAIIAVFLLLSYQ